Proteins encoded within one genomic window of Thermodesulfobacteriota bacterium:
- a CDS encoding multicopper oxidase family protein codes for MTSRLNRRDFLRIMGMGGVVLGAGGGGLILNSCDSSGGGGGGGGGSSFDPRSAEGFVQPLHVPGDDGLMGIFNPDAPFLISPRNVETEFLPGKPATGLQYETIAGDRTYYNPIFRLTKGQRVEATMMNELDEETIIHWHGLEVDSANDGHPNNAVPGGASYNYNFEVINRGATYWYHPHPDKLVGEQSYNGLASFFIVEDENDTALRSALDLSLGTTELPLVIQDRNIDEAGQLIFEMNPMIQTIGVLGDRILVNQTIKPFLDVETRIYRLRFLNGSNSRTYKLAFLKGSEKLTFNIIGNDGGLLDVPYPATEVFIGIAERVDILIDFRGSQVGDEVFLKSMAFDPMDPLTVDMDFNQPSTLMNGEEFYIMKFNVAASTSYDRQIPSTLSTIEPINTTDAEERLITLPNPIEGVWFINNFRFNPDEVPLTVSRDATEVWSIFNGPAAMPHPIHIHAVQFQILERTNSPQQVKDLAIDGAGRMATDMGWKDVVLVWPGETVRYAVKFSIPFEGEQLYLFHCHNLEHEDQGMMINYSVS; via the coding sequence ATGACAAGCAGGTTAAACAGAAGGGATTTTCTAAGAATCATGGGAATGGGAGGGGTCGTGCTGGGCGCCGGCGGGGGCGGGCTCATCCTCAATTCGTGTGATAGCTCCGGGGGCGGTGGCGGCGGAGGAGGCGGCTCCTCTTTCGACCCCAGATCCGCCGAAGGGTTCGTTCAGCCGCTGCACGTGCCGGGCGACGACGGCCTCATGGGGATATTCAATCCGGATGCGCCGTTCCTGATATCGCCCAGGAACGTCGAGACGGAATTCCTGCCCGGAAAGCCGGCGACAGGTTTACAGTATGAAACGATAGCGGGCGACCGCACGTATTACAACCCTATATTCAGGCTGACAAAGGGGCAACGGGTGGAAGCCACGATGATGAACGAGCTCGACGAAGAGACCATCATCCACTGGCACGGCCTCGAAGTCGATTCCGCGAACGACGGGCATCCGAACAACGCCGTTCCGGGCGGAGCGTCTTATAACTACAACTTCGAAGTGATAAACAGGGGCGCCACGTACTGGTATCACCCTCATCCCGACAAGCTAGTGGGAGAGCAGTCCTATAACGGGCTCGCGAGCTTCTTTATAGTAGAGGACGAGAACGATACGGCGCTCAGGAGCGCGCTCGACCTTTCGCTGGGTACGACTGAGCTGCCGCTCGTGATTCAGGACAGGAATATAGACGAAGCCGGCCAGCTTATATTCGAGATGAACCCGATGATACAGACGATAGGCGTTCTCGGGGACCGGATCCTCGTTAACCAGACGATAAAACCGTTTCTCGATGTCGAAACCAGGATATACAGGCTCAGATTCTTAAACGGCTCCAATTCCCGGACCTATAAGCTCGCCTTCCTCAAGGGCTCGGAAAAGCTGACGTTCAACATCATAGGCAACGACGGCGGCCTTCTCGATGTGCCGTATCCCGCGACCGAGGTGTTCATCGGCATCGCCGAAAGGGTTGACATACTCATAGACTTCCGGGGCTCACAGGTCGGGGACGAGGTTTTCCTCAAGAGCATGGCCTTCGATCCCATGGACCCGCTTACGGTGGACATGGATTTCAACCAGCCCTCGACGCTCATGAACGGCGAAGAGTTTTATATCATGAAATTCAACGTCGCCGCCTCGACGAGCTACGACAGGCAGATTCCGTCCACCCTTTCGACCATTGAGCCGATAAATACGACGGACGCCGAAGAAAGACTGATTACTCTTCCGAACCCCATAGAAGGCGTCTGGTTTATCAATAACTTCAGGTTCAATCCCGACGAGGTGCCGCTCACGGTAAGCAGGGATGCGACGGAAGTCTGGAGCATCTTTAACGGGCCTGCCGCAATGCCGCATCCGATCCACATACACGCCGTGCAGTTCCAGATACTCGAAAGGACGAACAGCCCCCAGCAGGTAAAGGACCTGGCCATAGACGGCGCGGGCAGGATGGCTACGGACATGGGCTGGAAGGACGTCGTGCTCGTATGGCCTGGCGAGACGGTGAGATATGCCGTGAAATTCTCGATACCGTTCGAGGGCGAGCAGCTATATCTCTTCCACTGCCATAACCTCGAACACGAGGACCAGGGCATGATGATCAATTATTCTGTCTCGTAG
- a CDS encoding WG repeat-containing protein, whose product MKTNSLIAACLFLLAAVSCGENESRVEVAGGQGELLPVVLNGKVGYIKPSGEMEILPKYDIATSFSEGLARILIGTKYGYIDEHGDMVIEPKFDGASDFSEGVALVVFNGKRGYIDKTGNMFTTIEFDNTWGFSEGYAVVSIGGRYGFINKKGDMVIEPVYEIASNFSEGLALVVTGGKRGFIDKNGNMVIEPEFDGASDFSEGLARVLIDRKHGYINKKGDVVIEPLFEQAQSFSEGLALVRLGGKFGYIDKKGDFVIEPEYDKAWSFSNGRARVAVGNKVGYVDTKGNVVIKPQYDGASIFSEGLAFVSLNGKVGYIDEKGKLVIKPRYEGASNFENGYARIYEKHKMGYIDRKGNYIWNPTDATLATELCAPPF is encoded by the coding sequence ATGAAAACGAATTCGCTCATAGCGGCATGCCTCTTTTTGCTGGCCGCCGTATCCTGCGGTGAAAACGAAAGCCGCGTGGAGGTTGCAGGCGGTCAGGGTGAGCTCCTTCCCGTAGTCCTCAACGGCAAGGTCGGCTATATAAAGCCGTCGGGCGAGATGGAAATACTGCCCAAGTATGATATCGCGACGTCCTTTTCCGAGGGACTCGCGCGCATACTCATAGGGACAAAATACGGCTATATAGACGAGCACGGCGATATGGTTATAGAACCCAAATTCGACGGCGCTTCGGACTTCTCCGAAGGGGTCGCTCTGGTGGTGTTTAACGGCAAGAGGGGCTATATCGATAAGACAGGCAACATGTTTACGACCATCGAATTCGATAACACCTGGGGATTTTCGGAAGGGTACGCCGTAGTCAGCATAGGCGGACGGTACGGTTTTATAAATAAGAAAGGCGATATGGTTATCGAGCCCGTGTACGAGATCGCCTCCAATTTCTCCGAGGGCCTCGCCCTCGTAGTGACCGGCGGCAAGAGGGGATTCATAGACAAGAACGGTAATATGGTTATAGAGCCCGAATTCGACGGCGCCTCCGATTTTTCGGAAGGGCTGGCGCGGGTTCTGATAGATAGAAAACACGGCTATATAAATAAGAAGGGCGACGTGGTCATCGAGCCGCTCTTCGAGCAGGCGCAGAGCTTTTCAGAGGGGCTGGCGCTCGTCAGGCTGGGCGGAAAGTTCGGTTACATCGACAAAAAAGGGGATTTCGTCATCGAGCCCGAATACGATAAGGCGTGGAGCTTCTCGAACGGCCGCGCACGCGTGGCCGTGGGGAACAAGGTAGGGTACGTCGATACGAAAGGCAATGTCGTCATTAAGCCCCAGTACGACGGAGCTTCAATATTTTCAGAAGGGCTGGCCTTCGTCTCGCTCAACGGAAAGGTCGGCTACATAGACGAGAAAGGAAAGCTCGTAATAAAGCCCCGGTATGAAGGCGCGTCTAATTTCGAGAACGGATACGCCAGAATCTACGAAAAACACAAGATGGGCTATATAGATAGAAAGGGAAATTATATCTGGAATCCCACCGACGCAACGCTCGCTACCGAGCTCTGCGCCCCCCCGTTTTAA
- a CDS encoding SCO family protein, translated as MNKKLLGILFVTVLAAAGLAFFVKPGDSKDADPYYGIYYGKEAPDFTLSDTEGNPVSISDFEGEEVLLTFGYTNCPDICPTTLSQLNEVTRKLGPEGRKDLEVLFVTIDPERDTGKRLGEYVPYFNESFIGLTGSPDDIKKAADAYSVFYEREKRGDSEVAYFMNHTQTLFLIDRGGKLLLLYPFENFDADKIAADIRLARQTSETPK; from the coding sequence ATGAATAAAAAACTTCTCGGAATCCTCTTTGTAACCGTATTGGCGGCAGCCGGATTAGCGTTTTTCGTAAAACCCGGCGACAGCAAAGACGCCGACCCCTATTACGGCATATACTACGGCAAGGAAGCCCCGGACTTCACGCTTTCGGATACGGAAGGCAATCCCGTAAGCATCAGCGATTTCGAAGGAGAGGAAGTTCTTCTTACATTCGGATATACAAACTGTCCGGATATATGCCCCACAACCCTTTCGCAATTAAATGAAGTAACCCGGAAGCTGGGGCCGGAGGGGAGAAAGGATCTCGAGGTTCTCTTCGTAACCATCGACCCTGAGCGCGACACCGGGAAGCGCCTTGGGGAATATGTCCCCTACTTCAACGAATCGTTCATCGGGCTTACGGGAAGCCCGGATGATATTAAAAAGGCCGCCGACGCATACTCCGTATTTTATGAAAGGGAAAAGCGCGGAGATTCGGAAGTCGCCTATTTCATGAATCATACGCAAACCCTTTTTCTTATCGACCGGGGCGGGAAGCTCCTCCTTCTATATCCCTTCGAAAACTTCGACGCCGACAAAATCGCTGCCGACATTAGACTCGCCAGGCAGACGAGCGAGACGCCGAAATAA
- a CDS encoding plastocyanin/azurin family copper-binding protein yields the protein MSLIKRVNSSRFYLPAVVALIVLFNFVSMSMLSGCDDNNNKKRGESEPNNSFETCNLLSSNISINAVIDPSGDDDYFCFDVDAEGTVITAEISNETLLTPFLEFYGPGPDHELLATGSNFLEGTVTPPLGRHFIVVGDANGDGGPDYTYTLRITSTGPTPPPTTTPTNPPTTPPTTPPTTPPTTPPTTPPTTSPTPTPQIHEVSMIDNEFVPKDITIKAGDTVKWINNGVLDHDATSDDGVTFTSEAEFPSPNFMAPGDEFEFTFTSEGVFPYHCILHGAAGGVLMSGTITVEP from the coding sequence ATGAGCTTAATAAAAAGAGTAAATTCATCCAGGTTTTATCTGCCGGCGGTAGTAGCGCTGATAGTGCTTTTTAACTTCGTCAGCATGTCGATGCTGAGCGGCTGCGACGATAACAACAACAAGAAAAGGGGAGAGTCAGAACCGAACAACAGTTTTGAAACCTGTAACCTTTTGAGTTCGAATATTTCGATTAACGCGGTCATAGACCCGTCCGGCGACGACGACTACTTCTGTTTCGACGTCGATGCCGAGGGCACGGTAATAACGGCCGAGATCAGCAACGAAACCCTGCTGACCCCGTTCCTCGAGTTTTACGGCCCCGGGCCGGACCACGAGCTTCTGGCGACGGGATCGAATTTTCTCGAGGGTACCGTAACCCCGCCGCTCGGGAGGCATTTCATAGTAGTGGGAGATGCAAACGGCGACGGAGGACCGGACTACACCTACACCCTCAGGATAACCTCGACTGGCCCGACGCCTCCTCCGACGACCACGCCGACGAACCCACCGACGACGCCTCCAACCACACCTCCTACCACTCCGCCGACAACGCCTCCGACCACCCCGCCGACAACCTCGCCGACACCGACCCCGCAGATACACGAGGTCAGCATGATCGACAACGAATTCGTTCCTAAAGATATAACGATCAAAGCAGGTGACACTGTGAAGTGGATAAATAACGGCGTGCTCGACCATGATGCAACGAGCGACGACGGCGTAACTTTCACTTCCGAGGCCGAGTTCCCGAGCCCGAATTTCATGGCTCCGGGGGACGAGTTCGAGTTCACGTTCACTTCGGAAGGCGTTTTCCCCTACCACTGTATTCTTCATGGAGCAGCCGGCGGGGTCCTGATGTCCGGAACGATAACGGTCGAACCCTAA
- a CDS encoding plastocyanin/azurin family copper-binding protein: MRIFDRWNSSGFYLPAAVAMILLLNLLSLSLLSGCDDKKTKRGESEPNNSFETCNLVSPNITVNAVVDPSGDDDYFCFDVEAAGTVVTAEVTGTTLLSPFVELYGPGPDHELLATGTDFLDGTVEAPLGRHFVVVGDTGGDGGPDYTYTLTITSTGPAPTPTPAPTPTPAPTTPPPTATPTSTPAPTAAPTAPPTPSPSPTPSPTPAPVMHTVSMVDNVFIPKEITIKVGDTIKWTNDGTLAHDVRSDDGTTFSSESEFPGPTYIKPGDEFEFTFTAEGVIPYYCILHAIPGGTTGMVGTVTVVP; encoded by the coding sequence ATGAGGATATTCGACAGATGGAATTCGTCCGGTTTTTACCTCCCCGCAGCCGTAGCCATGATCCTGTTGCTTAATCTGCTTAGCCTTTCCCTCCTGAGCGGATGCGACGACAAGAAAACCAAGAGGGGTGAATCCGAGCCCAATAACAGCTTTGAAACCTGCAATCTCGTAAGCCCCAATATTACCGTCAACGCCGTTGTGGACCCGTCGGGGGACGACGATTACTTCTGTTTCGACGTCGAGGCAGCCGGCACCGTCGTTACGGCGGAGGTCACAGGCACGACGCTCTTAAGCCCGTTCGTAGAGCTTTACGGGCCGGGCCCGGACCACGAGCTCCTGGCAACGGGCACGGACTTTCTCGACGGCACAGTCGAAGCGCCCCTCGGCAGGCACTTCGTAGTGGTGGGCGACACCGGGGGCGACGGGGGACCAGACTACACCTATACCCTGACCATAACATCGACCGGCCCCGCGCCCACTCCAACCCCCGCGCCCACTCCAACCCCCGCGCCGACTACTCCTCCGCCTACAGCGACGCCAACGTCAACGCCGGCGCCGACCGCCGCTCCGACCGCGCCGCCGACTCCGTCGCCGAGCCCTACCCCTTCGCCGACGCCCGCACCCGTGATGCATACCGTCAGCATGGTCGACAACGTATTCATTCCAAAGGAGATCACCATAAAGGTGGGGGATACAATTAAATGGACCAACGACGGCACGCTGGCTCACGACGTCAGGAGCGACGACGGCACGACCTTCAGCTCGGAGTCCGAGTTCCCCGGCCCGACCTACATAAAGCCTGGTGACGAATTCGAATTCACCTTTACCGCGGAAGGCGTCATTCCTTATTACTGCATCCTTCACGCGATACCCGGGGGTACGACGGGAATGGTCGGAACGGTAACGGTGGTGCCTTAA
- a CDS encoding polyphosphate kinase: protein MKKINGKEITKIEAPYDGISLKDYYVEKRRLQLELLTMQQSVAEKGQRVCVCFDGRDAAGKGSTILRFTQNLMPKYYRIVDLGVPTPKESKYWFHRYEQHLPEPGQIVFFDRSWYNRALIEPTMGYCTQKQYEYFIHKVLDWEHSLIDEGLLLVKFYLSVDPEHQLYRFQERLTDPLKFWKFSENDFHARKKWETFTKYKEQMFDYTSSVKSPWILIDANSRKTSRLTCMLYVIRTFGNNKFVPLTGEDVTETHSIEINGVAFSGLNKLQYSVLKEIADEHELKAQEVLTNPTNE, encoded by the coding sequence ATGAAAAAGATTAACGGTAAAGAGATTACCAAAATAGAAGCACCCTACGACGGCATAAGTCTCAAGGATTATTATGTCGAGAAACGGCGCCTCCAGCTCGAGCTCCTGACCATGCAGCAGAGCGTGGCCGAGAAGGGACAGAGGGTGTGCGTATGCTTTGACGGCCGCGACGCCGCCGGAAAGGGCTCGACGATTCTTCGCTTCACACAGAACCTGATGCCGAAATACTACAGGATCGTCGATCTCGGCGTACCGACCCCGAAGGAGTCGAAGTACTGGTTTCATCGCTACGAGCAGCACCTTCCCGAGCCGGGGCAAATAGTCTTTTTCGACCGTTCGTGGTATAACAGGGCCCTCATCGAGCCTACTATGGGCTATTGTACGCAGAAGCAGTACGAATACTTCATACACAAGGTGCTCGACTGGGAACATAGCCTCATAGACGAGGGGCTTCTGCTCGTTAAATTCTACCTTTCCGTGGACCCCGAGCATCAGCTCTACCGCTTTCAGGAGAGGCTCACCGATCCGCTCAAGTTCTGGAAGTTTTCGGAAAACGACTTCCACGCACGGAAAAAATGGGAGACGTTCACCAAATACAAGGAGCAGATGTTCGATTACACCTCCTCGGTAAAGTCGCCCTGGATACTCATCGACGCCAACTCGCGGAAGACGTCCAGGCTTACGTGCATGCTTTACGTAATACGAACTTTCGGGAACAATAAATTCGTTCCGCTGACGGGTGAGGACGTGACCGAGACACACAGCATCGAGATAAACGGAGTCGCGTTCAGCGGCCTCAACAAGCTCCAGTATTCGGTTCTGAAGGAAATAGCGGACGAGCATGAACTAAAGGCGCAGGAGGTTTTAACGAACCCGACTAATGAATGA
- a CDS encoding NUDIX domain-containing protein produces the protein MNEEYTLTKTLNLPRIKSSGGLVYNDNYHILLIFKRGKWDLPKGRFELDADPVETALREIGEETGLDKGKLTIKGKLVSTWHTTRYDKTKYLKKTNWYLVHYRGADSDVSPQYSEGIIECRWVHLPDLDKYRPLLLPRIQYVIDFWLQNMAYAPRD, from the coding sequence ATGAATGAAGAATACACATTGACCAAGACCCTTAATCTCCCGCGGATAAAATCCTCCGGCGGCCTCGTTTATAACGACAATTATCACATTCTGCTTATATTCAAGCGCGGTAAATGGGACCTCCCGAAGGGCCGGTTCGAGCTCGACGCCGACCCGGTGGAGACGGCGCTCAGGGAAATCGGCGAAGAGACCGGGCTCGACAAGGGCAAGCTCACGATCAAGGGCAAGCTGGTCTCGACCTGGCACACGACCAGATACGACAAGACAAAATACCTGAAGAAAACCAACTGGTATCTCGTACATTACCGCGGCGCGGATTCGGACGTCTCTCCCCAGTATTCCGAGGGAATCATCGAATGCAGGTGGGTGCATCTTCCCGACCTCGACAAGTACAGGCCGCTCCTTCTGCCCCGTATACAGTACGTGATAGATTTCTGGCTCCAGAACATGGCCTACGCACCGAGAGACTGA
- a CDS encoding PilZ domain-containing protein, translated as MGEKRQSRRLPYRKRIRLGKDEPKYMGYASNISESGLEIESRNLYPPGTRIVISFQEDLGTEDASAEARIEGIVKWSTRTIGSQSGNMGIKIAHDSDQAIKRIYTERIKRLTK; from the coding sequence ATGGGAGAGAAGAGACAGTCGAGGAGGCTTCCCTATCGTAAACGCATCAGGCTCGGGAAGGACGAGCCGAAATATATGGGTTACGCCTCGAACATATCGGAAAGCGGCCTCGAAATAGAATCGCGGAACCTCTATCCCCCCGGCACCAGAATCGTAATCAGCTTTCAGGAGGACCTGGGGACCGAGGACGCCTCCGCTGAAGCGAGGATCGAAGGAATAGTGAAGTGGTCGACCAGAACAATCGGAAGCCAATCCGGCAACATGGGCATAAAAATAGCCCATGATTCCGACCAGGCCATAAAGCGCATTTACACCGAGCGGATTAAAAGACTCACCAAATAA
- a CDS encoding PQQ-dependent sugar dehydrogenase, translating into MINPLTTMKPLLLILLLVSTLAYAVEAPYDVRDDWALQDNFEIEKDTEGYHLPSAIAFVPDPGGGPEDPLYFVTELRGSIKVVTNDRTVHTFAEGFFELKPREELPSQSGEMGLAGICLDPSRGYVFVTFTYQDEKGILRNNIMRFDSEPGTFSLKPVSRTAFTGIFADEYTSPSHQIGGCQVESGLLYVGVGDGHIRSDLHRDVYSGSQNIDALQGKIIRMTTDGEPVKDNPYYVDGDIKKPRNYVWAAGLRNPFGVKAVDGRIYAADNGSGTMDRFLEIRRGENYLWDGTEWSIGANAIQVLTPSDGVAQLDYNTVDGGPFPGPYSDRFFLARTGHPNYRKGMAQDRGIVILDYDAEAGRMRSAPQYFVRYTGKGKQVIAGLAIGPDGLYFVPVMPDTAGRSAVLKVLYKEGAVSRWSSPDGRDVISLLNSHQCYSCHIIHDYGFGNTGPALGGTVMKQRIGERLASTDYEESLAGLDALDTEPYAAYREARKELMQKYGDERVKTWVKYHLLEPRFDNPFSQMPNTGLTENEAARITDYLLNRDKDRAAEIGMKVRSVMSRFIPDLKYRHLVYSFVLGGAAAMLLAGVYTKYTRRK; encoded by the coding sequence ATGATAAATCCCTTAACTACAATGAAGCCTCTACTTCTTATTCTTCTACTCGTGAGCACTCTCGCATATGCAGTGGAAGCGCCATACGACGTGAGAGACGACTGGGCTCTCCAGGACAATTTCGAGATCGAAAAGGATACCGAGGGCTACCATTTACCTTCGGCTATCGCATTCGTTCCCGATCCCGGCGGCGGACCCGAAGACCCGCTTTATTTCGTGACGGAGCTCAGGGGCAGTATAAAGGTCGTGACCAACGACAGAACGGTCCATACTTTCGCCGAAGGATTTTTCGAGCTGAAGCCGCGTGAAGAGCTCCCCTCGCAATCCGGGGAGATGGGGCTCGCCGGCATATGCCTCGACCCCTCCAGGGGCTACGTCTTCGTGACATTCACTTATCAGGACGAAAAGGGGATTCTCCGGAATAATATAATGAGGTTCGATTCCGAGCCCGGCACTTTCTCCCTCAAACCCGTTTCCAGGACTGCATTCACCGGGATATTCGCGGATGAATACACCAGTCCTTCTCACCAGATCGGCGGTTGCCAGGTCGAAAGCGGGCTGTTGTATGTCGGCGTCGGCGACGGTCATATACGGAGCGATCTCCATAGGGACGTATACAGCGGGAGCCAGAATATCGACGCGCTACAGGGAAAGATAATCCGCATGACAACTGACGGCGAGCCCGTAAAGGATAACCCTTATTACGTGGACGGCGATATCAAAAAGCCCCGGAACTACGTATGGGCGGCGGGGCTCAGGAACCCTTTCGGGGTTAAAGCCGTTGACGGCCGAATATATGCCGCCGACAACGGGTCCGGCACCATGGACAGATTTCTCGAAATCCGCCGGGGCGAGAATTACCTCTGGGACGGAACCGAATGGAGCATTGGGGCCAACGCCATACAGGTGCTGACGCCCTCGGACGGAGTGGCGCAGCTCGATTATAATACAGTGGATGGCGGCCCGTTTCCCGGTCCCTACAGTGACAGGTTCTTCCTTGCGCGCACGGGGCATCCCAATTACAGGAAGGGCATGGCTCAGGACAGGGGAATCGTGATTCTGGACTACGACGCCGAGGCCGGCAGGATGCGGAGCGCCCCGCAGTATTTCGTCAGATACACAGGCAAGGGGAAGCAGGTCATAGCGGGCCTTGCAATAGGGCCCGACGGGCTCTACTTCGTCCCGGTCATGCCGGATACTGCGGGACGGAGCGCCGTTCTCAAGGTGCTTTACAAGGAGGGGGCCGTAAGCCGATGGTCGTCACCGGACGGCCGGGATGTGATTTCACTTCTGAATTCTCATCAGTGCTATTCCTGCCATATTATCCACGATTACGGGTTCGGAAATACGGGTCCGGCGCTTGGCGGGACAGTAATGAAGCAAAGGATAGGAGAAAGGCTGGCGTCGACCGATTACGAGGAATCCCTGGCCGGGCTCGATGCACTGGATACCGAGCCTTACGCTGCCTACAGGGAGGCGAGAAAGGAGCTGATGCAGAAATACGGGGATGAACGGGTAAAAACGTGGGTAAAGTATCACTTGCTGGAGCCCAGGTTCGACAATCCATTCTCGCAAATGCCGAATACCGGGCTTACCGAGAACGAAGCTGCACGGATTACGGACTATTTATTAAACCGGGATAAGGATCGGGCTGCCGAAATCGGAATGAAAGTCCGCAGCGTCATGAGCCGGTTTATCCCCGACCTCAAGTACAGGCACCTCGTTTATTCTTTCGTGCTCGGAGGGGCGGCCGCCATGTTGCTGGCGGGTGTATACACAAAATATACTAGAAGGAAATAA